From the Oncorhynchus keta strain PuntledgeMale-10-30-2019 chromosome 13, Oket_V2, whole genome shotgun sequence genome, the window TTCACCAGTTGTTAATGAAGACTCAATGatagttgtagtgggttcaccagttgttgttgacacaccagtgattgtcgtagtgggttcaccagttgtcgTCGACACAGCTTTGACTGTTGATGTGGGTTcatcagttgttgttgatgaaacagtgatggttgtagtggaatcaccagttgtttttgttgactcagtgacagtcgtagtgggttcaccagttgttgtcgatGCCCCAGTAacagttgtagtgggttcaccagttgttgtcaacacagcagtgactgttgttgtgggttcaccagttgtttttgttgactcGGTGATGCTTGTAGTGGGTTcatcagttgttgttgatgaaaccGTAATGGATGTAGTTGGTTCACCAGTTGTCGATGACACACCAATGatagttgtagtgggttcacccgTTGTTGTTGACACACCAGTGATGGTTGTAGAAGGTTCATTAGTTGTTGTAGAAATACCAGTGACTGTTgaagtgggttcaccagttgttttgTTGACTCAGTGATGGTTGTCGTGGGTTcatcagttgttgttgatgaaacagtgatggttgtagtgggttcaccagttgttgatgAAGACTCAATGatagttgtagtgggttcaccagttgttgttgacacaccagtgatggttgtagtgggttcaccagttgttgatgACACACCAATGATAGTTGTAGTGGGTTCAGcagttgttgttgacacaccAGTGATGGTTGTAGAAGGTTCATTAGTTGTTGTAGAAACACCAGTGATTgtcgtagtgggttcaccagttgttgttgacacaGCTTTGACTGTTGATGTGGGTTGAACAGTTGTTTTGTTGACTCAGTGATGCTTGTAGTGGGTTcatcagttgttgttgatgaaaccGTGATGGATGTattgggttcaccagttgttgtcgacACAGCAGTGACTATTGTTGTTggttcaccagttgtttttgttgactcagtgatggttgtagtttTTCACCAGTTGTTGATGAAGACTCAATGATAGTTGTattgggttcaccagttgttgttgacacaccaatgatagttgtagtgggttcaccagttgttgttgatgaaactGTGACGgatgtagtgggttcaccagttgttgttgactCTGTGACAGTCGTAGTTGtttcaccagttgttgtcgacACAGTAGTGACttttgtagtgggttcaccagttgtttttATTGACTcggtgatggttgtagtgggttcatcagttgttgttgatgaaaccGTGATGgatgtagtgggttcaccagttgttgtcgatGCCCCAGTAACaattgtagtgggttcaccagttgttgtcgacACACCAGTGATGGTTGTAGAAGGTTCATTAGTTGTTGTAGAAACACCAGTGATGCTTGTAGTGGGTTCATCAGTTGTTTTCGTTGACTcggtgatggttgtagtgggatCACCAGTTGTTGTCGATGCCCCAGTAacagttgtagtgggttcaccagttgttgtcgatGCCCCAGTAacagttgtagtgggttcactaGTTGTTGTCGACACAGCAGTGACTATTGTTGTTggttcaccagttgtttttgttgactcagtgatggttgtagtgggttcaccagttgttgatgAAGACTCAATGatagttgtagtgggttcaccagttgttgtcaacacagcagtgactgttgaagtgggttcaccagttgtttttgttgactcagtgatggttgtagtgggttcaccagttgttgtcgatGCCCCAGTAACaattgtagtgggttcaccagttgttgtcgacACAGCAGTGACTGTTgaagtgggttcaccagttgtttttgttgactcGGTGATGCTTGTAGTGGGTTcatcagttgttgttgatgaaaccGTAATGGATGTAGTTGGTTCACCAGTTGTCGATGACACACCAATGatagttgtagtgggttcacccgTTGTTGTTGACACACCAGTGATGGTTGTAGAAGGTTCATTAGTTGTTGTAGAAATACCAGTGACTGTTgaagtgggttcaccagttgtttttgttgactcagTGATGGTTGTCGTGGATTcatcagttgttgttgatgaaacagtgatggttgtagttggttcaccagttgttgatgAAGACTCAATGatagttgtagtgggttcaccagttgttgttgacacaccagtgattgtcgtagtgggttcaccagttgtcgTCGACACAGCTTTGACTGTTGATGTGGGTTcatcagttgttgttgatgaaacagtgatggttgtagtggaatcaccagttgtttttgttgactcagtgacagtcgtagtgggttcaccagttgttgtcgatGCCCCAGTAacagttgtagtgggttcaccagttgttgtcaacacagcagtgactgttgttgtgggttcaccagttgtttttgttgactcGGTGATGCTTGTAGTGGGTTcatcagttgttgttgatgaaaccGTAATGGATGTAGTTGGTTCACCAGTTGTCGATGACACACcaatgatggttgtagtgggttcaccgtTGTTGTTGACACACCAGTGATGGTTGTAGAAGGTTCATTAGTTGTTGTAGAAATACCAGTGACTGTTgaagtgggttcaccagttgtttttgttgactcagTGATGGTTGTCGTGGGTTcatcagttgttgttgatgaaacagtgatggttgtagtgggttcaccagttgttgatgAAGACTCAATGatagttgtagtgggttcaccagttgttgttgacacaccagtgatggttgtagtgggttcaccagttgttgatgACACACCAATGATAGTTGTAGTGGGTTCAGcagttgttgttgacacaccAGTGATGGTTGTAGAAGGTTCATTAGTTGTTGTAGAAACACCAGTGATTgtcgtagtgggttcaccagttgttgttgacacaGCTTTGACTGTTGATGTGGGTTGAacagttgtttttgttgactcagTGATGCTTGTAGTGGGTTcatcagttgttgttgatgaaaccGTGATGGATGTattgggttcaccagttgttgtcgacACAGCAGTGACTATTGTTGTTggttcaccagttgtttttgttgactcagtgatggttgtagtttTTTCACCAGTTGTTGATGAAGACTCAATCatagttgtagtgggttcaccagttgttgttgatgaaactGTGACGgatgtagtgggttcaccagttgttgttgactCTGTGACAGTCGTAGTTGtttcaccagttgttgtcgacACAGTAGTGACttttgtagtgggttcaccagttgtttttATTGACtcgtgatggttgtagtgggttcatcagttgttgttgatgaaaccGTGATGgatgtagtgggttcaccagttgttgtcgatGCCCCAGTAACaattgtagtgggttcaccagttatTGTCGACACACCAGTGATGGTTGTAGAAGGTTCATTAGTTGTTGTAGAAACACCAGTGATGCTTGTAGTGGGTTCATCAGTTGTTTTCGTTGACTcggtgatggttgtagtgggatCACCAGTTGTTGTCGATGCCCCAGTAacagttgtagtgggttcaccagttgttgtcgatGCCCCAGTAacagttgtagtgggttcactaGTTGTTGTCGACACAGCAGTGACTATTGTTGTTggttcaccagttgtttttgttgactcagtgatggttgtagttggttcaccagttgttgatgAAGACTCAATGatagttgtagtgggttcaccagttgttgtcaacacagcagtgactgttgaagtgggttcaccagttgtttttgttgactcagtgatggttgtagtgggttcaccagttgttgtcgatGCCCCAGTAACaattgtagtgggttcaccagttgttgtcgacACAGCAGTGACTGTTgaagtgggttcaccagttgtttttgttgactcGGTGATGCTTGTAGTGGGTTcatcagttgttgttgatgaaaccGTAATGGATGTAGTTGGTTCACCAGTTGTCGATGACACACCAATGatagttgtagtgggttcacccgTTGTTGTTGACACACCAGTGATGGTTGTAGAAGGTTCATTAGTTGTTGTAGAAATACCAGTGACTGTTgaagtgggttcaccagttgtttttgttgactcagTGATGGTTGTCGTGGGTTcatcagttgttgttgatgaaacagtgatggttgtagtgggttcaccagttgttgatgAAGACTCAATGatagttgtagtgggttcaccagttgttgttgacacaccagtgatggttgtagtgggttcaccagttgttgatgACACACCAATGATAGTTGTAGTGGGTTCAGcagttgttgttgacacaccAGTGATGGTTGTAGAAGGTTCATTAGTTGTTGTAGAAACACCAGTGATTgtcgtagtgggttcaccagttgttgttgacacaGCTTTGACTGTTGATGTGGGTTGAacagttgtttttgttgactcagtgatgggtgtagtgggttcaccagttgttgtcgacACAGCAGTGACTATTGTTGTTggttcaccagttgtttttgttgactcagTGATGCTTGTAGTGGGTTcatcagttgttgttgatgaaaccGTGATGCTTGTAgttggttcaccagttgttgttgatgaaacaGTGATGgatgtagtgggttcaccagttgttgtcgacACAGCAGTGACTATTGTTGTTggttcaccagttgtttttgttgactcagtgatggttgtagttggttcaccagttgttgatgAAGACTCAATGatagttgtagtgggttcaccagttgttgttgacacaccagtgattgtcgtagtgggttcaccagttgtcgTCGACACAGCTTTGACTGTTGATGTGGGTTcatcagttgttgttgatgaaacagtgatggttgtagtggaatcaccagttgtttttgttgactcagTGACAGTCGTAGTGGGTTCAACAGTTGTTGTTGATGCCCCAGTAACaattgtagtgggttcaccagttgttgtcgatGCCCCAGTAacagttgtagtgggttcaccagttgttgtcaacacagcagtgactgttgaagtgggttcaccagttgtttttgttgactcagTGATGGTTGTCGTGGGTTcatcagttgttgttgatgaaacagtgatggttgtagtgggttcaccagttgttgatgAAGACTCAATGATAGTTGTAGTGgattcaccagttgttgttgacacaccagtgatggttgtagtgggttcaccagttgttgatgACACACCAATGATAGTTGTAGAAGGTTCATTAGTTGTTGTAGAAACACCAGTGATTgtcgtagtgggttcaccagttgttgttgacacaccAGTGATGGTTGTAGAAGGTTCATTAGTTGTTGTAGAAACACCAGTGATTgtcgtagtgggttcaccagttgttgttgacacaGCTTTGACTGTTGATGTGGGTTGAacagttgtttttgttgactcagTGACAGTCGTAGTGGGTTCAACAATTGTTGTTGATGCCCCAGTAACaattgtagtgggttcaccagttgttgtcgatGCCCCAGTAacagttgtagtgggttcaccagttgttgtcaacacagcagtgactgttgttgtgggttcaccagttgtttttgttgactcGGTGATgcttgtagtgggttcaccagttgtttttgttgactcGGTGATGCTTGTAGTGGGTTcatcagttgttgttgatgaaaccGTAATGGATGTAGTTGGTTCACCAGTTGTCGATGACACACCAATGatagttgtagtgggttcaccagttgttgttgacacaccAGTGATGGTTGTAGAAGGTTCATTAGTTGTTGTAGAAATACCAGTGACTGTTgaagtgggttcaccagttgtttttgttgactcagTGATGGTTGTCGTGGGTTcatcagttgttgttgatgaaacagtgatggttgtagtgggttcaccagttgttgatgAAGACTCAATGatagttgtagtgggttcaccagttgttgttgacacaccagtgatggttgtagtgggttcaccagttgttgatgACACACCAATGATAGTTGTAGTGGGTTCAGcagttgttgttgacacaccAGTGATGGTTGTAGAAGGTTCATTAGTTGTTGTAGAAACACCAGTGATTgtcgtagtgggttcaccagttgttgttgacacaGCTTTGACTGTTGATGTGGGTTGAACAGTTGTTTTTTTGACTCAGTGATGCTTGTAGTGGGTTcatcagttgttgttgatgaaaccGTGATGGATGTattgggttcaccagttgttgtcgacAGCAGTGACTATTGTTGTTggttcaccagttgtttttgttgactcagtgatggttgtagttggttcaccagttgttgatgAAGACTCAATGatagttgtagtgggttcaccagttgttgtcaacacagcagtgactgttgaagtgggttcaccagttgtttttgttgactcagtgatggttgtagtgggttcaccagttgttgtcgatGCCCCAGTAACaattgtagtgggttcaccagttgttgtcgacACAGCAGTGACTGTTgaagt encodes:
- the LOC127906658 gene encoding uncharacterized protein LOC127906658 isoform X5; translation: MGVVGSPVVVDTAVTIVVGSTVVFVDSVMLVVGSSVVVDETVILVVGSPVVVDETVMDVVGSVVVDTAVTIVVGSPVVFVDSVMVVVGSPVVNEDSMIVVVGSPVVVDTPVIVVVGSPVVVDTALTVDVGSSVVVDETVMVVVESPVVFVDSVTVVVGSPVVVDAPVTVVVGSPVVVNTAVTVVVGSPVVFVDSVMLVVGSSVVVDETVMDVVGSPVVDDTPMIVVVGSPVVVDTPVMVVEGSLVVVEIPVTVEVGSPVVFVDSVMVVVGSSVVVDETVMVVVGSPVVDEDSMIVVVGSPVVVDTPVMVVVGSPVVDDTPMIVVVGSAVVVDTPVMVVEGSLVVVETPVIVVVGSPVVVDTALTVDVG
- the LOC127906658 gene encoding uncharacterized protein LOC127906658 isoform X1, which gives rise to MIVVLGSPVVVDTPMIVVVGSPVVVDETVTDVVGSPVVVDSVTVVVVSPVVVDTVVTFVVGSPVVFIDSVMVVVGSSVVVDETVMDVVGSPVVVDAPVTIVVGSPVVVDTPVMVVEGSLVVVETPVMLVVGSSVVFVDSVMVVVGSPVVVDAPVTVVVGSPVVVDAPVTVVVGSLVVVDTAVTIVVGSPVVFVDSVMVVVGSPVVDEDSMIVVVGSPVVVNTAVTVEVGSPVVFVDSVMVVVGSPVVVDAPVTIVVGSPVVVDTAVTVEVGSPVVFVDSVMLVVGSSVVVDETVMDVVGSPVVDDTPMIVVVGSPVVVDTPVMVVEGSLVVVEIPVTVEVGSPVVFVDSVMVVVGSSVVVDETVMVVVGSPVVDEDSMIVVVGSPVVVDTPVMVVVGSPVVDDTPMIVVVGSAVVVDTPVMVVEGSLVVVETPVIVVVGSPVVVDTALTVDVG
- the LOC127906658 gene encoding uncharacterized protein LOC127906658 isoform X2; amino-acid sequence: MIVVLGSPVVVDTPMIVVVGSPVVVDETVTDVVGSPVVVDSVTVVVVSPVVVDTVVTFVVGSPVVFIDSVMVVVGSSVVVDETVMDVVGSPVVVDAPVTIVVGSPVVVDTPVMVVEGSLVVVETPVMLVVGSSVVFVDSVMVVVGSPVVVDAPVTVVVGSPVVVDAPVTVVVGSLVVVDTAVTIVVGSPVVFVDSVMVVVGSPVVDEDSMIVVVGSPVVVNTAVTVEVGSPVVFVDSVMVVVGSPVVVDAPVTIVVGSPVVVDTAVTVEVGSPVVFVDSVMLVVGSSVVVDETVMDVVGSPVVDDTPMIVVVGSPVVVDTPVMVVEGSLVVVEIPVTVEVGSPVVFVDSVMVVVGSSVVVDETVMVVVGSPVVDEDSMIVVVGSPVVVDTPVMVVVGSPVVDDTPMIVVVGSAVVVDTPVMVVEGSLVVVETPVIVVVGSPVVVDTALTVDVG